In one window of Pseudomonadota bacterium DNA:
- a CDS encoding HAD hydrolase-like protein, which translates to MTRDRRGAVVFDLDGTLVDTSGDIVAAINHMRGLASLPPLDRAAVLAEVGFGAPHLIERTTEASGAAPLPERLDEFRRHYREHQGTASAIYPGVRSMIDELAAEFDLYVLSNKPHDAAVREIEIRGLGAAFRRVWGAGSLPALKPDPVGVREALRESGVDASRGAMVGDMAIDVATGAAAGVRSFLVSWGFKSPRLEAALAVPGSFTSAASPERLAAEIRRAIPARS; encoded by the coding sequence GTGACGCGAGATCGCAGAGGCGCGGTCGTGTTCGACCTCGACGGGACGCTCGTCGACACGTCGGGCGACATCGTCGCCGCGATCAACCACATGCGCGGGCTCGCGTCGCTGCCGCCTTTGGATCGCGCCGCCGTGCTCGCCGAGGTCGGCTTCGGCGCGCCGCACCTCATCGAGCGGACCACGGAGGCGTCGGGCGCCGCCCCTTTGCCGGAGCGCCTCGACGAGTTCAGGCGGCACTACCGGGAGCACCAGGGCACCGCGTCGGCGATCTACCCGGGCGTGCGATCGATGATCGACGAGCTGGCCGCCGAGTTCGACCTGTACGTCCTGTCCAACAAGCCGCACGACGCCGCGGTCCGCGAGATCGAGATCCGGGGCCTCGGCGCCGCGTTCCGCCGCGTCTGGGGCGCGGGCAGCCTGCCGGCGCTGAAGCCGGATCCCGTCGGGGTGCGCGAGGCGCTTCGCGAGAGCGGCGTCGACGCCTCTCGGGGGGCGATGGTCGGCGACATGGCGATCGACGTCGCCACGGGCGCCGCCGCCGGCGTCCGCTCGTTCCTCGTGTCGTGGGGGTTCAAGAGCCCGCGGCTCGAGGCCGCCCTCGCGGTGCCGGGCTCGTTCACGTCCGCGGCCTCTCCCGAGCGGCTCGCCGCGGAGATCCGGCGCGCGATCCCGGCGAGGTCGTGA
- a CDS encoding cyclic nucleotide-binding domain-containing protein: MDLDRAREIITAWARAEFGRLLQVRDVAVVRRATGRVWSGEVFCSTREGDVRVGAVCVEETGGIVDLVDIDAIVDALVAVRRASVERPSLPAAPAAEAETDFSDLAFDSAPPPATAQGDDLEGVFDALESTSIQERANRLIATGDREKLLEARNLLPQLLVAPDTRGFVLRQMGELELLLGELDLGLNYLEAAAREFADLADIAALEEIAGLTAHVIGPEAAETSPVRILLDRARARLRPIDRIEQAPLFIGLSEEEIFHLQGAGVPIALGPGDDLLREGEPATRAFVVRSGVLSVRLESSEGGARVVRSCFPGDFIGESSVLGPPGCTCTATVRSEAQTALWRFEGAQLRDIIAEYPEIGTRIESARTLHRLDSFLSMHDATAALDVAVRDQLLGSINGIARVRAGDRMNRAGAVPAAVYLVVEGRLEYRPPGGAVRVYGPDSFAGLKDSLHELPLEGDLVAATDGVVVRFDPNRLKGIATAATPEVIAVLEKME; the protein is encoded by the coding sequence ATGGATCTCGACAGGGCGAGGGAGATCATCACCGCGTGGGCGCGCGCCGAGTTCGGCAGGCTGCTGCAGGTGCGCGACGTCGCCGTGGTGCGCAGGGCGACCGGCCGGGTGTGGAGCGGCGAGGTGTTCTGTTCCACCCGCGAGGGCGACGTCCGGGTCGGGGCCGTCTGCGTCGAGGAGACCGGCGGCATCGTCGATCTCGTGGACATCGACGCCATCGTCGACGCGTTGGTGGCGGTCCGGCGCGCGTCCGTCGAGAGGCCTTCCCTCCCTGCCGCGCCCGCCGCGGAGGCCGAGACCGACTTCTCGGATCTCGCCTTCGACAGCGCGCCTCCTCCTGCGACGGCGCAGGGCGACGATCTCGAGGGGGTCTTCGACGCGCTGGAGAGCACGTCGATCCAGGAGCGGGCGAACCGGCTGATCGCCACCGGCGACCGGGAGAAGCTGCTCGAGGCGCGGAACCTCCTGCCCCAGCTGCTCGTGGCGCCGGACACCCGCGGCTTCGTGCTGCGGCAGATGGGGGAGCTCGAGCTCCTGCTCGGCGAGCTCGATCTCGGCCTCAACTACCTCGAGGCGGCGGCGCGCGAGTTCGCCGATCTCGCCGACATCGCGGCGCTTGAGGAGATTGCCGGGCTGACCGCGCACGTCATCGGGCCGGAGGCGGCCGAGACGTCGCCCGTCAGGATCCTGCTCGATCGGGCGAGGGCGCGGCTGCGCCCGATCGACAGGATCGAGCAGGCGCCGCTCTTCATCGGCCTGAGCGAGGAGGAGATCTTCCACCTCCAGGGCGCCGGCGTGCCGATCGCCTTGGGGCCGGGCGACGATCTCCTGCGCGAGGGCGAGCCCGCGACCAGGGCGTTCGTCGTGAGGTCGGGCGTGCTCTCCGTGCGCCTCGAGTCGTCCGAGGGCGGCGCTCGGGTCGTGCGGAGCTGCTTCCCGGGGGACTTCATCGGCGAGTCGAGCGTCCTCGGGCCGCCCGGCTGCACCTGCACCGCGACGGTCCGCAGCGAGGCGCAGACCGCGCTGTGGCGCTTCGAAGGCGCGCAGCTCCGTGACATCATCGCGGAGTATCCCGAGATCGGCACGCGCATCGAGTCGGCGAGGACGCTCCACCGCCTCGACTCGTTCCTGTCCATGCACGACGCCACCGCCGCGCTCGACGTGGCCGTGCGCGATCAGCTCCTCGGGAGCATCAACGGGATCGCGCGCGTTCGTGCCGGCGATCGCATGAACCGCGCGGGCGCGGTCCCGGCCGCGGTCTACCTCGTCGTCGAGGGCCGCCTCGAGTACCGGCCGCCCGGCGGCGCGGTGCGCGTGTACGGCCCGGACTCCTTCGCCGGCCTGAAGGACTCCCTGCACGAGCTGCCGCTCGAGGGGGATCTCGTCGCCGCGACGGACGGGGTCGTCGTGCGCTTCGATCCGAACCGCCTCAAGGGGATCGCCACGGCCGCGACGCCCGAGGTGATCGCCGTCCTCGAGAAGATGGAGTGA